The genome window CCGAGATGTTCCCGCATATCCGCCAGGACAACAGGAACCAGATGAGGTTTGACCGCCAGCAGCACATAGGTTGACCGCTGGCACACCTCCTGGGGATGGGCACACGGGATCAGCCCGCAGGCGGCACGCAGGGATTCCAGTCGCTTGCTGGAGGGATCAAATCCATACAGGGTCACTTCAGCCAGATCCCCGGCACCCATGGCCAAAGCCCCGCCCATGTTGCCCGTTCCGATGATCCCAAGATGTTCCATGAGTTAACCCACGATCTCCAGCTGGCTGAAAAAGTAGGGAATCTCCTGAGCAGCTGTTTCAGGAGCATCAGATCCGTGACAGGAATTCTTTTCAATATCCAGAGCAAAGGTCTTGCGGATGGTTCCTTCGGCCGCTTCGGCAGGATTGGTGGCACCCATGACCTCGCGATACTTGGCAATGGCGTTTTCACCCTCCAGCACGGAGACAACACAGGGTCCGGAACACATGTAGGCAACCAGGCTGTCGAAAAAAGGGCGATCCTTGTGCACGGCATAAAAGCCTTCGGCCTGTTCCTTGGTCATGTGGATCATTTTCATGGCAACGATCTTAAGACCGGCATCCTGAATCATCTTCAGGATGGCCCCTTGCAGATTCCGTTGGACGGCATCGGGTTTCACAATGGAAAAAGTGCGTTCTATCATCATGTTCCTCCTTGTAGACAAATGGTTGAAATGGGTACGCGATGGCGCTTGTTACCCTTGGACTTCTCAAAGTGCAAGTCAGCTGACCAGGCGTTATGGCAGCAGATCCGCCAACCGGACCAGGTGCACGTCCGGATCACGCAGATGCTCCCACGCCTTAAAGGCATCAAGGGTTTCGGGATAGGGATGTCCTATGGCTATGCAGGCTCCCCGTTTTCGGGCCAGGCTCTGGGCCTTGCGCAGCTGGAACAAGATGGCCTTTTCATCCCTGACATTGTCCAGGAACACATGCCTTCGCAAATACGGGACATGGTATCTGGAGGTTACCTCTTCCCCACAGCTGCCTGCCGTTGTCAGGCTGTCCAGAAAAAACAGGTGACGATCCCTGAACACCTTCATGACCGTTTCCATGCCTTTTCTGTCCCGGGTGAATCGCGATCCCATGTGATTGTTCGCGCCACTGACTCCGGGAATCCGGGCCAGATCCTGCAGCACGGTCTGGGTGACAACCTGAGGGGACATGTCCACGAACAGGGCTCCGGGCCCGGGATTGGCCTTGGGATAACTTTCCGGCTGCATGGGCAGATGCAAAATGATCTCTTTTCCATGCTTCCGGGCAAGTTTGGCCACTTCCGGCGAATGGGGCTCATGGGGCATGACCGAAAAGGTAACAGGAAAAGAGAGGTCCACCAGACGTTTTCCCGCATCCAGGGACCGACCCAGATCGTCCACAACAATGACCATGCACGCGTCTTTTTGCCCGGGGGATCGGGGTGCACGTGCTGGTTCACCAAACTCAATGACATGGGTTGGCAGATCACCCACCAGAAGCGTCACCTGTTTTGCGCGGGCATCATAGCGCATGTGGCCGTCGCGCACCAGATCGTGGATGTTCTCCCGCAATGAGGCGAGCAACGCATCCATATCCCTTGGCAGGGCCAGTTCCAGATGCTGGAAATGGTACTCGTGCCCATGGCGATACCTGGTCTCCACATTGCCGTGCACAATGCCCACAGGATCATACCCGTACACCACCAGGGTCTGGATCAAAGCCAGATCAAGCTCCTTGACCCGCGTCTCAAGGGTTCGGGTTTCCTCTTCGTACTGCAAAGAAGGCCGGGGTTTGATCACCGGGATTCGTGCAGGGCGCGGTGTCACCTTTTTTGCCGTGGCTTGGGGCACGGCAGGCTGGGAGACAACTT of Desulfoplanes formicivorans contains these proteins:
- the ndk gene encoding nucleoside-diphosphate kinase, with amino-acid sequence MIERTFSIVKPDAVQRNLQGAILKMIQDAGLKIVAMKMIHMTKEQAEGFYAVHKDRPFFDSLVAYMCSGPCVVSVLEGENAIAKYREVMGATNPAEAAEGTIRKTFALDIEKNSCHGSDAPETAAQEIPYFFSQLEIVG
- a CDS encoding divergent polysaccharide deacetylase family protein, with the translated sequence MASTKKSPRTSRTRKKTDPPVHWFLRYHVTLWVIVLALTGLAAVVALRLPEQKVVSQPAVPQATAKKVTPRPARIPVIKPRPSLQYEEETRTLETRVKELDLALIQTLVVYGYDPVGIVHGNVETRYRHGHEYHFQHLELALPRDMDALLASLRENIHDLVRDGHMRYDARAKQVTLLVGDLPTHVIEFGEPARAPRSPGQKDACMVIVVDDLGRSLDAGKRLVDLSFPVTFSVMPHEPHSPEVAKLARKHGKEIILHLPMQPESYPKANPGPGALFVDMSPQVVTQTVLQDLARIPGVSGANNHMGSRFTRDRKGMETVMKVFRDRHLFFLDSLTTAGSCGEEVTSRYHVPYLRRHVFLDNVRDEKAILFQLRKAQSLARKRGACIAIGHPYPETLDAFKAWEHLRDPDVHLVRLADLLP